TGTACTCCGCAGAACAGCAACTACAGCGATGACCAGGGCATATGCTCCGTACTCGCAGTTTCCAGTCGGGGCAGCCGGTATCACTGTCACCGGTGAGATCATCAGTTCAGTCAATGTGGAGAATGTCTCATACGGCCTCGGTGTCTGCGCCGAGGTGGCATTGGTCTCAGTCGGCGTTTCGCGGGGTGTTCTCGGGCCCGCCGGAAGCGCTTTGTCGGCCGTCGCCGTCGTCGATGCGCACGGGGTGCCGCTGACGCCGTGCGGTCGATGCAGGCAGGTACTCCTGGAGTTCGGCGGTCCGTCGCTCCTCGTCGACGGCGTCGACGGTCCACGGTCTCTCGGGGAGCTCTTGCCGGACGCGTTCGGCCCGTCGCACCTCGATGCGGTGCGGGGGCGTTGATGGACCCGATCGGCGTCATCGCGACCAAACGCGACGGCCGGGAGCTCTCGACCGTCCAGATCAAGGAGATGATCGACGCCTTCACCGCGGGCGACGTCGCACCCGAGCAGATGTCCTCGTTGCTGATGGCGATCGTACTCAACGGCATGGGCCGACGGGAGGTCGCGGACTGGACGGCCGCGATGATCGAGTCGGGCGTCCGTCTCGACCTGGGCGACCTCCCGACGGTGGACAAGCATTCGACCGGCGGAGTGGGGGACAAGATCACGCTGCCGCTGACGCCCCTGGTCGCGTCGTACGGGCTCGTGGTTCCGCAGTTGTCGGGACGAGGTCTCGGCCACACCGGTGGGACGCTCGACAAACTCGAATCGATCCCGGGTTGGCGGGCGGAGTTGAGCGTGAGCGAGATGACGGCGCAACTTCGCGACGTCGGAGCGGTGGTCTGCGCGGCCACCGCCGACCTCGCTCCTGCGGATCGCAAACTGTACGCGCTGCGCGACGTGACCGGGACTGTCGCGTCGATCCCGCTGATCGCGAGCAGCATCATGAGCAAGAAGATCGCCGAAGGCACCCGCGCCCTGGTGTTGGACGTGAAATCGGGATCGGGTGCGTTTCTGCCCTCCGTCGACGACGCGCGCGAACTGGCGCGGGCCATGGTCGAACTCGGCGCCGACGCCGGTGTCGACACGCGAGCGCTGCTCACCGACATGTCGACACCGCTCGGTCGTGCGGCCGGCAACGCCGTCGAAGTGGCCGAGTCGGTTGAAGTGCTGGCCGGGGGCGGACCGTCAGACGTCGTGGAATTGACGCTCGCCCTTGCGCGGGAGATGCTCGACGCAGGCGGGCTCGGCGACGTGGACCCGGCGGAGAACCTGATCAACGGCCGTGCGATGGACAAGTGGCGGACGATGATCACCGCACAGGGAGGTGATCCCGATGCGCCGCTGCCGGCTCCGCGGCACGTGCACGAAGTCCGCTCGGAGAGAGACGGTGTGCTCGTGTCGTTGGACGCCCTAGCCGTCGGTCACGCCGCATGGCGTCTCGGAGCGGGACGCTCCCGTCCGGGGGAGTCGGTGTCGTATGCGGCGGGTGTCCGGTGGCACGCGGGCCTCGGTGAGCGAGTGAGGGCGGGCCAGACGTTGTTCACGCTGCACGCCGACGATGCATCCAGGTTCGACGCCGCTCTCGACTGCCTCGCCGAGGCCGCGGTGATCGGGGACGCCGGGCCCTCCGGCCGCCCGCTGGTGCTCGACAGGATTGTCGCCGGTCGAGCCTGAGAAGGAGAGTCGCGGTCAGCGCCGCACGGCTGGCTTCGGCAGCCGGTATCCCTCGTCGCCGAGGACTCCGCGCAAGCGCGTCGGATAGTCGGTGATGATGCCGTCGACGCCGTAGGAGAGTTGCTTGCGGATGTCGGAGACCTCGTTGACCGTCCAGGGGATCACGCGGATCCCAGCGGCGTGCGCCCTGGCGATCAGGCCCGGGTCGACCAGCTTGAACGCGGGGGACAGGACGTCGTACCCGGCGGCAGCGACGGCGGCGACGATGTCCGGGCCGTACGGCACAGAGCCGAGCCACTGCGATCCCGGCTTCCATGTCGTCTCGTCATACAGGGCGACCAGCGGGATCGAGGGCTCCTGCGCGCGGACCAGCGGCAGGCTCCGCCAGTCGAAGCTCTGGATCTCGACTCGACGGACCAGGTGCGCGCGACGGACCTCGCGGAGAATCGCGGACACGAAAACGGCGGGCTTCGCGCTGCGTGACCGCTCCTCCGCCTCGATCTTGGTCTCGATGTTGAACCGGACCTTGTTCCCGCGGTAGCGAGAGGCGAGGTCGAACACCTGCGGCAGCGTCGCGATCCGGTTGCCGAGCACTCGCTTCGCGGAGGGGAAGCCCGTGAGCTTCTTGTCGCAGACGAGCGTCTGGATCTGACGGTAGGTCAGGTCGTGGACGTCCTTGCCCACGTAGGGGAACTGCTTGTCGCCCGGCCACGCGGGAACTGTGTCGACGCACTTGTCGGCCTGGATCGACGGGTCGTGCCATACGAGCGGAACGGTGTCCTTCGTCAGCACGACGTCGAGTTCGAGAGTGCTCACGCCCAGTTCCAGTGACTTCGCGAAACCGTACAGCGACTCCTCGGTGTGTTCGCCGCGTCCGCCACGGTGAGACTGCAGATCTATCGAGGGCTTGGAATCGGCGGCGTGGACAGGTCCGGCGGCGACAGCGCCGAGAACCACGAAGGCGGCCGCTGCGGCCGCGGTGAGACGACGTTTCATGGATCGAGAATCTAATGCCCTCAAGCGAATTCGCAGTGACGAGTGGGTGTCGCCGGCCCTAATGGTCGATCCGCTCCGCAAGCGCGGTCGGGGGAACGCGGATACGGTCGAAGCATGATCACCGAGGAACAGTGCCGCGCGGTGCCGAAGGTCCTTCTGCACGATCACCTCGACGGCGGTCTCCGCCCGGTGACGGTCCTGGAACTCGCCCACGAGAGCGGGTACGGAGCTCTTCCCGCGGACGACGCGGACTCACTGGCGACCTGGTTCGCAACAGCTGCGAACAGCGGGTCACTGGAGACCTACCTGGAGACGTTTGCGCACACCGTCGGCGTGATGCAGACGGCCTCGGCGTTGACTCGTGTCGCGCGGGAGTGTGTGGAAGACCTGTCGACGGACGGCGTGGTCTACGCCGAGGTCCGGTTCGCACCCGAACTCCACGTGGAGAAGGGCCTGAGCCTGGACGACGTGATGGAAGCCGTGCTCGCGGGGCTCGCCGAGGGCTCGGACGAGGCCGGCGCTCAGGGACGGCCGATCGTCGTGAGGTGTCTGGTGACCGCGATGCGGCACGCGGCGCGATCACGCGAGATCGCCGAACTGGCTGTGACCTACCGCGACCGAGGCGTCGCCGGGTTCGACATCGCGGGCGCAGAGGCCGGATTCCCGCCGAGTCGCCACCTGGACGCCTTCGAGTACCTGCGCGGCGAATGCGCGCACTTCACGATCCACGCCGGTGAGGCGTTCGGGCTGCCGTCGATCCACGAGGCGATCGCGTTCTGCGGTGCCGAGCGCCTCGGGCACGGGGTGCGCGTGATGGACGACGTCACACTGCCGGGCGGGGGAGTGTCACCCGGTCGGCCGGTTGACGGCGCCGTGCTCGGCAAAGTCGCGCACTACGTCCGCGACAAGCGGATCCCACTCGAACTGTGCCCGAGCAGCAATGTGCAGACCGGCGCCGTCGCGTCCCTCGCCGACCACCCGTTCGACGTGCTGGCCCGACTCCGGTTCCGCGTGACCGTGAACACCGACAACCGGCTGATGAGCGACACGTCGATGAGCCGAGAGTTCATGCTCCTGCACCGCCAGTTCGGCTACGACTGGGCCGACTTCGAACGCTTCACTGTCAACGCCATGAAGTCGGCCTTCCTGCCGTTCGACGAGCGTATCGCTCTCATCGACGGCGTCATCAAGCCGGGCTTCGCGAGAATGAAGTCGCAGTAGTTCGGCGGACAGCGAGCAAGGGGCGATCCGGTGTCACCAGGTGACACCGAATCGCCCCTTAAGCGTCGGAGGTGCTAGCCGCGCTTGGTGAGACGGTCCTCGAAGTCGACGACGAGGGCACGCCACACTTCGGCTTCGTTGTCGAACGGGCCCGACGGCGCGAGCCGCTTGGGGTCGGGGTTGATCGCGTAGTCGACGAACCAGCCGAGTGGCGTCGTCGACGCGAGCTCTTCACCCACGGTGTCGATGCCCGCGTAGTCGGCGGCGTCGGTGAGGAGTTCAACCGCGAGATCGAGCTGCTTGGAGTCCACCCGGCGAGGACCGTCGAGGATGTCCTCGTCGATGCCCTGCAGCGAGTACACGTTCTCCGGGAGCACCTGGTACTCGATCTCCGAGGTCTCGGCAGCGCTCCGGACGTCCGCGAACGTGGAGAGCTTCGCCAGGTCGTGACCCTTGCCGTCGGCGAGGAAGCGGGTCAGGGCACGCTCTGAGCCGAAACCGAAGATCTTGCCCTTCGAACCGAGGAACAGCGGATCGTCGCCGAGGTAGCAGCGCAGAGTCAGGAACTCGCCCTCGTCGGTGTAGATGCGGATCGGGTCGATGCCGACGGCCGCCCAGAAGTCGTCCTCGTCGACGAGATCGTCGTCGTCTTCGTCTTCGGTCTCTTCGTCATCGTCCTCGTCATCGATCGCGTCGATGCCGTCTTCGTCTTCGGGCTCGTCCTCGTCTTCGGCCGATGCGGCTGCGGCGAGCTCTTCTTCGGCTTCTTCAACGGCGCCGGCGTCCACCTTGGGGCGCGAGATGACCTCGTCGAGAGCATCGAGGACGTCGTCCCAATTCTTGGCGATGATGCGGCCGATGCGGACCCACAGATCCACGCCGTCGCGGCCCGCGAAGTTGTCGGTGCCGACGGTGACGGCGCCGAGGATCGGGTTGCCGGTGAAGACCTTCGTGATCGGGGTCAGCTCACACACTTCACCGATGATCCGCACGATCTCGAGCGCATCCTCGAGTTCGGCGACAACCTCTGCGCGCGGGTCCTCCGCTGCGAGTTCCGGCACGCCCACGAGGTCGTAGGAGTGACGGTCGTCTGGTACCAGTTCGTCGGCCTGGAGCTGCTTGATCGTCTCCCACGCGGGATGGTCCGCGAGGTCGTTGTCGTCGTCACCGCGCACGAAGGCGGCGAGCTCGGCAACCGAGTCGAGAGCGTACAGATCCTCGTCGAGACCGAGGAACGCCTCCCACTCGTCGTCGCCCTCGCGCCAGCGCGGGGCCCATAGTGTGAACAGGTTGCCTTCGGTGAGTCCGAGTTCGATGGGGACAATGTCTCCGGCCATGATCACAGAGCGTAGTCATGTTCTGTCGATCCCGCTGCATGCACCCTGGCCAGTGACCCGAAACCGGCTCCCGCGCCGATGACGACGACGTGGACGATCAGCGGTCCATGGTCATGCCCGGCTTCATTGCAGGGCTTGTGACCTGCGGAGACATAGCGGGACTTGTCATCTCGGGCGACATCTTCGGGT
This genomic window from Gordonia sp. PDNC005 contains:
- a CDS encoding primosomal protein, with protein sequence MAGDIVPIELGLTEGNLFTLWAPRWREGDDEWEAFLGLDEDLYALDSVAELAAFVRGDDDNDLADHPAWETIKQLQADELVPDDRHSYDLVGVPELAAEDPRAEVVAELEDALEIVRIIGEVCELTPITKVFTGNPILGAVTVGTDNFAGRDGVDLWVRIGRIIAKNWDDVLDALDEVISRPKVDAGAVEEAEEELAAAASAEDEDEPEDEDGIDAIDDEDDDEETEDEDDDDLVDEDDFWAAVGIDPIRIYTDEGEFLTLRCYLGDDPLFLGSKGKIFGFGSERALTRFLADGKGHDLAKLSTFADVRSAAETSEIEYQVLPENVYSLQGIDEDILDGPRRVDSKQLDLAVELLTDAADYAGIDTVGEELASTTPLGWFVDYAINPDPKRLAPSGPFDNEAEVWRALVVDFEDRLTKRG
- a CDS encoding thymidine phosphorylase is translated as MDPIGVIATKRDGRELSTVQIKEMIDAFTAGDVAPEQMSSLLMAIVLNGMGRREVADWTAAMIESGVRLDLGDLPTVDKHSTGGVGDKITLPLTPLVASYGLVVPQLSGRGLGHTGGTLDKLESIPGWRAELSVSEMTAQLRDVGAVVCAATADLAPADRKLYALRDVTGTVASIPLIASSIMSKKIAEGTRALVLDVKSGSGAFLPSVDDARELARAMVELGADAGVDTRALLTDMSTPLGRAAGNAVEVAESVEVLAGGGPSDVVELTLALAREMLDAGGLGDVDPAENLINGRAMDKWRTMITAQGGDPDAPLPAPRHVHEVRSERDGVLVSLDALAVGHAAWRLGAGRSRPGESVSYAAGVRWHAGLGERVRAGQTLFTLHADDASRFDAALDCLAEAAVIGDAGPSGRPLVLDRIVAGRA
- a CDS encoding glycerophosphodiester phosphodiesterase, which produces MKRRLTAAAAAAFVVLGAVAAGPVHAADSKPSIDLQSHRGGRGEHTEESLYGFAKSLELGVSTLELDVVLTKDTVPLVWHDPSIQADKCVDTVPAWPGDKQFPYVGKDVHDLTYRQIQTLVCDKKLTGFPSAKRVLGNRIATLPQVFDLASRYRGNKVRFNIETKIEAEERSRSAKPAVFVSAILREVRRAHLVRRVEIQSFDWRSLPLVRAQEPSIPLVALYDETTWKPGSQWLGSVPYGPDIVAAVAAAGYDVLSPAFKLVDPGLIARAHAAGIRVIPWTVNEVSDIRKQLSYGVDGIITDYPTRLRGVLGDEGYRLPKPAVRR
- a CDS encoding cytidine deaminase, with the protein product MVTQIEFDVLRRTATTAMTRAYAPYSQFPVGAAGITVTGEIISSVNVENVSYGLGVCAEVALVSVGVSRGVLGPAGSALSAVAVVDAHGVPLTPCGRCRQVLLEFGGPSLLVDGVDGPRSLGELLPDAFGPSHLDAVRGR
- a CDS encoding adenosine deaminase, translated to MITEEQCRAVPKVLLHDHLDGGLRPVTVLELAHESGYGALPADDADSLATWFATAANSGSLETYLETFAHTVGVMQTASALTRVARECVEDLSTDGVVYAEVRFAPELHVEKGLSLDDVMEAVLAGLAEGSDEAGAQGRPIVVRCLVTAMRHAARSREIAELAVTYRDRGVAGFDIAGAEAGFPPSRHLDAFEYLRGECAHFTIHAGEAFGLPSIHEAIAFCGAERLGHGVRVMDDVTLPGGGVSPGRPVDGAVLGKVAHYVRDKRIPLELCPSSNVQTGAVASLADHPFDVLARLRFRVTVNTDNRLMSDTSMSREFMLLHRQFGYDWADFERFTVNAMKSAFLPFDERIALIDGVIKPGFARMKSQ